In Flavobacterium sp. N1736, the following are encoded in one genomic region:
- the pseI gene encoding pseudaminic acid synthase: MRRDIKIGDITIGDYHKPFIIAEMSGNHNQSLEKALEIIDAAASTGAHAIKLQTYTADTLTIDVSHDEFSIKDPNSLWKDRNLYELYQEAYTPWEWHKALFDRAKEKGMMCFSTPFDNTSVDFLEELGVEVYKIASFENNHLPLLRKVAKTGKPVIMSTGISSLADIEVAVKTLRDNGCEDLVLLKCTSTYPASPENTNIKTIPHMADLFDCHVGLSDHTLGVGVAVSSVALGARVIEKHFTIDRSEGGVDSAFSLEPAEFKMLVEESERAFLSIGKVNYGIMEVEKKSKMFKRSIYIVQDMKEGDIFTEENIRIIRPGLGLEPKYFDIIIGKKIIKAVKRGTALSFDLI, translated from the coding sequence ATGAGAAGAGATATTAAAATTGGTGATATCACAATTGGTGATTATCACAAACCTTTCATAATTGCAGAAATGAGTGGTAATCATAATCAGTCATTAGAAAAAGCTCTTGAAATTATTGATGCAGCAGCTTCGACAGGAGCGCATGCAATTAAATTACAAACATACACTGCTGATACATTAACCATAGATGTATCTCATGATGAATTTTCTATTAAAGATCCTAATTCATTATGGAAAGATAGAAATCTTTATGAATTGTATCAAGAAGCTTATACCCCTTGGGAGTGGCATAAGGCTTTATTTGATAGAGCAAAAGAAAAGGGAATGATGTGCTTTAGTACTCCATTTGATAATACTTCTGTTGATTTTTTAGAAGAATTGGGTGTCGAAGTTTACAAAATAGCTTCCTTTGAAAACAATCATCTTCCTTTATTAAGGAAAGTTGCTAAAACTGGAAAACCTGTAATTATGTCAACAGGAATTTCGAGTTTAGCGGATATTGAAGTTGCTGTAAAAACATTAAGAGACAATGGTTGTGAAGATTTGGTACTTTTAAAGTGTACTAGTACATATCCAGCTTCTCCAGAAAATACAAATATCAAGACTATCCCACATATGGCCGATTTGTTTGACTGTCATGTTGGACTTTCTGATCACACGTTAGGAGTAGGGGTTGCAGTAAGCAGCGTTGCATTAGGGGCAAGAGTTATCGAAAAACATTTTACAATTGATAGATCCGAAGGAGGAGTAGATTCTGCATTTTCTTTAGAGCCTGCTGAATTTAAAATGTTGGTAGAAGAATCGGAGAGAGCTTTTCTGTCTATTGGAAAAGTTAACTATGGGATAATGGAAGTAGAGAAAAAAAGTAAAATGTTTAAACGTTCAATTTATATTGTTCAGGATATGAAAGAAGGAGATATTTTTACTGAAGAAAATATTAGAATAATTAGACCGGGATTAGGGCTCGAGCCTAAATATTTTGACATAATAATAGGAAAAAAAATAATTAAAGCCGTAAAAAGAGGTACTGCATTATCTTTTGATTTAATATAA
- a CDS encoding GNAT family N-acetyltransferase, translated as MLKFRKANIDDVELFFNWANDTLVRNNSYQKEKIIYEDHVKWFGNQVKNDDNYFYVFLNEFNIPIGQVRISKSENNKAIIGLMVDAEFRGKGFAKEMIEKASEDFLSQNYTFTILAYIFKINKSSFRSFTNAGYKFLKEEIIKEIPSFILYKNKQ; from the coding sequence ATGTTAAAATTTAGAAAAGCAAATATTGACGATGTAGAATTATTTTTTAATTGGGCTAATGATACTTTAGTGCGGAATAATTCATATCAAAAAGAAAAGATTATTTATGAAGATCATGTGAAATGGTTTGGTAATCAGGTTAAAAACGATGATAATTATTTTTATGTTTTTTTAAATGAATTTAATATACCAATTGGACAAGTTAGAATTAGTAAAAGCGAAAATAATAAAGCAATAATTGGATTAATGGTAGATGCTGAATTTAGAGGTAAAGGATTTGCAAAGGAAATGATCGAAAAAGCATCGGAAGATTTCTTGTCTCAAAATTATACTTTTACAATATTAGCCTATATTTTTAAGATAAATAAATCGTCTTTTAGAAGCTTTACAAATGCAGGTTATAAATTTTTAAAAGAAGAAATAATAAAAGAAATTCCGAGTTTTATTTTATATAAAAACAAACAATGA
- the pseG gene encoding UDP-2,4-diacetamido-2,4,6-trideoxy-beta-L-altropyranose hydrolase yields the protein MSSTKNRVLFRADGNSKIGLGHVIRCIALAQMLKNEFECFFVIYRPAKEVILILQKFGKIISLSESNELVEFEKSLNKNDIVVIDGYTFDEEYIGAIKKQIKKIVQIDDFAHGYFSSDLVINHANSNLIYRYNVSPNTKVLCGFEYLILREQFLKIATKGSREISKVDTAFICMGGADPTNITLKVIQSCIQADFIKKVIVVTGAAYIQDNQLKIFISKNSQINIVHHTNINAERMIDLIEAAEICICPASSISLEVCCVKSGLLTGITADNQKLIHEQLIEGNYAETVGDFNSVSIGDIVLKLNKINNLSYINSLIKNQSIFADGKSGERILNEFKKLEKC from the coding sequence ATGAGTTCTACAAAAAATAGGGTATTATTTAGAGCAGATGGGAATAGTAAGATAGGTTTGGGTCACGTTATAAGGTGTATTGCATTGGCTCAAATGTTAAAAAATGAATTTGAGTGTTTTTTTGTAATTTATCGTCCAGCTAAAGAGGTTATTCTGATTTTGCAAAAGTTTGGAAAGATTATTTCTTTATCAGAATCAAATGAATTAGTAGAATTTGAAAAATCATTAAATAAAAATGATATAGTTGTTATTGATGGCTATACATTTGATGAAGAATATATAGGTGCAATAAAAAAACAAATCAAAAAAATTGTCCAAATAGATGATTTTGCACATGGTTATTTTAGTTCAGACTTAGTTATAAATCATGCCAATAGTAATTTAATTTATAGATATAATGTAAGTCCTAATACAAAGGTGTTATGCGGATTTGAATATTTAATTCTTAGAGAACAATTTTTGAAAATAGCAACAAAAGGAAGTAGGGAAATTTCAAAAGTTGATACTGCCTTTATTTGCATGGGAGGAGCTGATCCGACTAATATAACGCTTAAAGTTATCCAGAGTTGTATTCAAGCAGATTTTATTAAAAAGGTAATTGTGGTTACAGGTGCAGCTTACATACAGGATAATCAGTTAAAGATATTTATTTCAAAGAATTCACAAATAAATATTGTTCATCATACAAATATAAATGCTGAGCGTATGATAGACTTAATTGAAGCTGCAGAAATATGCATATGTCCTGCAAGTTCTATTTCTTTGGAAGTTTGTTGCGTTAAGTCTGGTTTACTTACTGGAATTACAGCTGATAACCAAAAATTAATTCATGAACAATTAATAGAAGGGAATTATGCGGAGACTGTTGGGGACTTTAATTCAGTTAGTATAGGTGATATTGTTTTGAAATTAAATAAAATCAACAATTTATCTTATATAAATAGTTTAATTAAAAATCAGTCAATATTTGCTGATGGAAAATCAGGTGAAAGAATTTTAAATGAATTTAAAAAACTTGAAAAATGTTAA
- the pseC gene encoding UDP-4-amino-4,6-dideoxy-N-acetyl-beta-L-altrosamine transaminase — protein sequence MIDKLIPYGRQNITEEDINAVIAALQSDYLTQGPKIIEFEKAFANYVGSNYAVAVSNGTAALHLCTLALDVKEGDKVITTPITFAASANCVRYCGGEVIFSDIDPETYLLDIHKVEKLLKDSPEGAYSGIIPVDFAGRAVDLEAYRKLADEYGLWIIEDACHAPGGYFRDSNDEYQNCGNSKFADLAIFSFHPVKHIACGEGGMITTNDESLYKKLLELRTHGITKNNLDFTNSRNFANGSDSEENVYPAWYMEMQTLGFNYRLTDFQAALGLSQLDRADEGLLKRKEIASIYNKAFSNKSFVKGQSGMVDGHAYHLYIIEVDDRLGLYNYLRGNNIFAQIHYIPCHLMPYYKQFGWKEGDMPNAEAYYKGCISLPMFPTLTFEEQNFVIEKINEFYKK from the coding sequence ATGATTGATAAACTTATACCTTATGGTCGTCAAAACATTACAGAGGAAGATATAAATGCCGTAATAGCAGCACTGCAATCTGATTACTTGACACAGGGACCAAAAATAATCGAGTTTGAGAAGGCTTTCGCAAATTATGTGGGAAGTAATTATGCTGTTGCAGTTTCAAATGGAACTGCTGCATTACATTTATGTACGCTTGCATTAGATGTAAAAGAAGGTGACAAAGTGATTACAACACCAATTACTTTTGCAGCTTCAGCTAATTGTGTTCGTTATTGCGGAGGAGAAGTTATCTTTTCAGACATTGACCCAGAAACTTATCTTTTAGATATTCATAAAGTTGAGAAGTTATTAAAAGATTCACCAGAAGGGGCATATAGTGGAATTATTCCGGTGGACTTTGCTGGAAGAGCGGTAGATTTAGAAGCATATAGAAAATTGGCTGATGAGTATGGCTTGTGGATTATTGAAGATGCTTGTCATGCTCCCGGAGGATATTTCAGGGATTCTAATGACGAGTATCAAAATTGTGGTAATAGCAAGTTTGCAGATTTAGCTATTTTTTCTTTTCATCCGGTTAAACATATCGCTTGTGGTGAAGGAGGTATGATAACAACAAATGATGAAAGTTTATATAAAAAGCTTTTAGAATTACGAACTCATGGAATTACTAAAAATAACCTTGATTTTACTAATTCTAGAAATTTTGCAAATGGATCAGATAGCGAAGAGAATGTTTATCCAGCTTGGTACATGGAAATGCAAACTTTAGGCTTTAATTATAGATTGACTGATTTTCAAGCAGCTTTAGGTTTAAGTCAATTAGACCGAGCTGATGAAGGATTATTAAAAAGAAAAGAAATAGCGTCAATCTATAATAAAGCATTTTCAAATAAATCTTTTGTGAAAGGACAATCAGGTATGGTTGATGGTCATGCTTATCATCTTTATATTATTGAAGTGGATGATCGTTTAGGATTATATAATTACCTAAGAGGGAATAACATATTTGCTCAAATCCATTATATACCATGTCATTTGATGCCATATTATAAGCAATTTGGATGGAAAGAAGGAGATATGCCAAATGCAGAAGCATATTATAAGGGATGTATTAGTTTGCCAATGTTTCCAACTTTAACATTTGAAGAACAAAATTTTGTAATAGAAAAAATTAATGAGTTCTACAAAAAATAG
- the pseB gene encoding UDP-N-acetylglucosamine 4,6-dehydratase (inverting): MNLINKTILITGGTGSLGKALTSHIFKNHSNIKKLIILSRDEQKQFQMAQEFPEKQFPQIRFLLGDVRDEKRLIRAFQGVDIVIHAAAMKHVHLAEYNPDECIKTNVGGAQNVIHAALQTSVSNVVALSTDKACAPINLYGATKLTSDKLFVAANNIKGTNPIKFSVVRYGNVMGSNGSVIPFFMKKKLEGKLPITDAAMTRFNISLQGGVDMVMHAIENAWGGEIFIPKIPSYNITDVAEAIAPECKLDIVGIRPGEKIHEEMITSSDSYNTYDLGRYYTILPSIPNFNLDDFKVTFNARKVEKGFTYNSGTNTEWETVDSLRELIKEHVDSNFE, from the coding sequence ATGAATCTTATAAATAAAACAATTTTAATAACTGGTGGAACAGGTTCTTTAGGGAAAGCACTTACTTCTCATATTTTTAAAAACCATTCCAATATTAAAAAGCTTATCATTTTATCTAGAGATGAACAAAAGCAGTTTCAAATGGCTCAGGAATTTCCTGAAAAACAATTCCCTCAAATTCGGTTTTTGTTGGGAGACGTTAGGGATGAAAAAAGATTAATTCGGGCATTTCAAGGTGTTGATATTGTTATTCATGCGGCGGCAATGAAGCATGTACATTTAGCAGAATATAATCCAGATGAATGTATAAAGACAAATGTTGGAGGTGCGCAAAATGTTATACATGCTGCTTTACAAACCAGTGTTAGTAATGTTGTTGCATTATCAACAGATAAAGCTTGTGCGCCAATTAACTTATATGGTGCTACAAAATTAACTTCAGATAAGTTATTTGTAGCTGCTAATAATATTAAAGGCACTAATCCAATTAAATTTTCAGTTGTTAGATATGGTAATGTAATGGGGTCAAATGGATCAGTAATTCCTTTTTTCATGAAAAAGAAGTTGGAAGGTAAATTGCCAATAACTGATGCGGCAATGACCCGTTTTAATATATCATTGCAGGGAGGAGTTGATATGGTAATGCATGCAATTGAAAATGCATGGGGAGGAGAAATCTTTATTCCGAAAATACCATCTTACAATATTACAGATGTTGCAGAAGCAATTGCTCCTGAATGTAAATTGGATATTGTAGGGATAAGACCTGGAGAAAAAATCCATGAAGAAATGATCACATCTTCGGATTCTTATAACACATACGATTTAGGGAGATATTATACCATACTGCCTTCTATTCCAAATTTTAATTTGGATGATTTTAAAGTTACTTTTAACGCTAGAAAAGTTGAGAAAGGTTTTACTTACAACTCGGGCACAAATACTGAATGGGAAACTGTCGATAGTTTAAGAGAACTGATTAAAGAACATGTAGATTCAAATTTTGAATAA
- a CDS encoding Wzz/FepE/Etk N-terminal domain-containing protein, whose protein sequence is MDNNFIENDEISLKELIIKAKEWYSYLKSKWKIIVLAGIVGASLGLTYSFIKKPIYTATLSFALEDEKGGGGLGGALGLASSFGLDLGGGGGGVFTGSNLMELFKSRSMVEKTLLSPVNVKGEIISLGEMYIKNNEWREKWNDDPKLSSIKFLPNDNRQKFTRIQDSILGVMYNNLSKSGLTVAQKDKKVSIINIDVSSTDELFAKYFCEALAKQVSDFYIDTKSKKARINMAILERQVDSIRNELNSAITGVAVANDNTFNLNPALNVRRTPSARRQVDVQANTTILAELVKQTELAKVTLRKETPLIQIIDRPILPLPKERFGKLKGLIVGGFFAGFLIVCVLVIRRIIKKI, encoded by the coding sequence ATGGATAATAACTTTATTGAAAATGACGAAATATCGTTAAAAGAATTAATAATTAAAGCTAAAGAGTGGTATTCTTACTTAAAGTCCAAATGGAAAATTATTGTTTTAGCAGGAATAGTTGGAGCTTCTTTAGGATTAACCTACTCTTTTATAAAAAAGCCAATTTATACAGCAACCTTATCATTTGCATTAGAAGATGAAAAAGGAGGAGGTGGATTAGGTGGTGCATTAGGACTAGCGAGCTCATTTGGATTAGATTTGGGTGGCGGAGGTGGCGGAGTCTTTACAGGTTCTAATTTAATGGAGTTGTTCAAATCTAGATCAATGGTAGAGAAAACATTATTATCACCTGTTAATGTAAAAGGGGAAATTATATCATTAGGAGAGATGTACATTAAAAATAATGAGTGGAGAGAAAAGTGGAATGATGATCCAAAATTGTCATCTATTAAATTTCTTCCAAATGATAATCGTCAGAAATTTACACGAATACAAGATAGTATATTGGGAGTGATGTACAATAATTTATCTAAGTCAGGATTAACTGTTGCACAGAAAGATAAAAAAGTTTCAATTATCAATATTGACGTTTCTTCTACAGATGAACTTTTTGCAAAATATTTTTGTGAAGCATTGGCTAAACAAGTTTCGGATTTTTATATTGATACAAAAAGTAAAAAAGCAAGAATAAATATGGCAATTTTGGAACGCCAAGTAGATTCTATCAGAAATGAGCTCAATAGTGCTATAACAGGAGTAGCAGTTGCAAATGATAATACTTTTAATCTTAATCCAGCACTGAATGTTCGTCGTACGCCATCAGCTAGAAGGCAAGTCGATGTCCAGGCTAATACAACAATATTAGCTGAGTTGGTCAAACAGACGGAACTAGCTAAAGTTACTTTGCGTAAAGAAACTCCTTTGATTCAAATAATTGATAGGCCAATTTTGCCCCTGCCTAAAGAAAGATTTGGAAAACTTAAAGGATTGATTGTAGGTGGTTTTTTTGCCGGATTTTTAATTGTTTGTGTATTAGTTATAAGAAGAATCATAAAAAAAATATAG
- a CDS encoding SLBB domain-containing protein — MKKITYVLTLFFILSMSLSGNAQDLLKSKDLSTLQVDYLSNNDLAKISAQLKSNNTTIDQVESMVLSKGMSQSEFNKLRSRLTQFEKKQPKKIDSEDSKAKATDKNSDFGRKQEQIKNEKVKDSANALIFGSELFDNPTLNFEPDLTLPTPMNYILGPGDELQISVFGVQEYNASIPVSVEGKITIDYVGQIAVSGMTIEAATQKIKAAIAKVYSTVRSGQSQVSVSLGRIRTIKVTIIGGKQPGNYSISSLATVYNALHLAGGPGKNGSYRNIELIRNSKLYKNIDIYKFLVKGDQSDNVSLKDNDVIRIPAYSQRVTVDGEVKRPGIFEMKEGETFSDLLSFASGFNEFAYTASVNVTQKTGKEFKVHDINESEYNSYVPQSGDVFKVTKILNRFENRIKIDGAVFRPDYYSYNEGMRISDLITRAEGLTEDAYTKRARIIRLKTNLTTEIVNIDLGAALSGDLNADIELKREDIVTVYSILDFREEYKVTIDGEVKNPGEYEYFENLTLNDLVVQVGGLTGSASKRVEIARMVKSDAIDDDDPKRVELIELEITADNNEQVKNFILKPFDVINIRRIAVYEKPQMVIVSGAVGYPGKYVLANKKETVYNVVMRAGGLTSIANLDGMKIKRPIKQEQIEKLESIDLNLSKNDTLNDKLTKRLTEELKYATIPVNWEKIVKDKNHYSNVTLFPGDEIEVSIYNEGVKVTGNVLLTSEIPYRSGKGFKYYINSVGGVDNKGWKKKAYIIYPNGKADVTKSFLFFRSYPKVTPDSQIVVPEKPETKKMSTGEWVSIGSVLTSLALLIVTAFK, encoded by the coding sequence ATGAAAAAAATAACATACGTTCTTACTCTGTTTTTTATTTTATCAATGTCTTTGAGCGGAAATGCTCAAGATTTACTGAAATCAAAAGATTTAAGTACGTTACAAGTAGATTATTTATCGAACAATGACTTAGCAAAAATTAGTGCTCAATTAAAAAGCAATAATACAACAATTGATCAAGTAGAATCGATGGTTTTGTCAAAAGGTATGAGTCAAAGTGAGTTTAATAAACTAAGAAGCAGACTTACCCAATTTGAGAAAAAACAGCCTAAAAAGATAGATTCCGAAGATAGTAAAGCAAAAGCAACAGATAAGAATTCTGATTTTGGAAGAAAACAAGAACAAATTAAAAATGAGAAGGTTAAAGATTCTGCTAATGCCTTGATTTTTGGATCTGAATTATTTGATAATCCAACTTTAAATTTTGAGCCAGATTTAACATTACCCACTCCTATGAATTATATTCTAGGACCTGGAGACGAATTACAAATTAGTGTTTTTGGAGTCCAGGAATATAATGCAAGTATACCAGTAAGTGTTGAGGGAAAAATTACAATTGATTATGTTGGTCAAATTGCAGTTTCAGGAATGACGATTGAAGCAGCAACTCAAAAAATAAAAGCTGCTATTGCAAAAGTTTATAGCACAGTTCGATCTGGGCAATCTCAAGTTAGTGTAAGCTTAGGGCGAATCCGAACGATTAAAGTAACTATTATTGGTGGGAAACAACCGGGAAATTATTCTATTTCATCTTTAGCTACAGTGTATAACGCATTGCATTTAGCAGGTGGGCCAGGAAAAAATGGAAGTTATAGAAATATTGAATTAATTCGAAACAGCAAACTTTACAAAAATATTGATATTTATAAGTTTTTAGTTAAAGGTGATCAATCTGATAATGTTAGTTTGAAGGATAATGATGTAATTCGAATTCCCGCTTATAGTCAAAGAGTAACAGTAGATGGCGAAGTAAAAAGACCAGGTATCTTTGAAATGAAAGAGGGAGAAACTTTTTCTGATTTGTTAAGTTTTGCATCTGGATTTAATGAATTTGCTTATACAGCATCAGTAAATGTGACGCAAAAGACTGGAAAAGAATTTAAAGTTCACGATATAAATGAGAGTGAGTATAATTCTTATGTACCACAATCCGGGGATGTTTTTAAAGTAACCAAAATATTAAACCGCTTTGAAAACCGTATTAAAATCGATGGGGCAGTTTTTAGACCAGATTATTACTCTTATAATGAAGGAATGCGAATTTCTGACCTTATTACTAGAGCAGAAGGGCTTACAGAAGATGCTTATACAAAAAGGGCTCGAATTATTCGTTTAAAAACCAATTTAACCACAGAAATTGTGAATATTGATTTAGGAGCAGCATTATCAGGAGATTTAAATGCTGATATAGAGCTGAAAAGAGAAGATATTGTAACGGTATATTCTATTCTGGATTTTAGAGAAGAATACAAAGTTACCATTGATGGAGAAGTGAAAAATCCAGGTGAATATGAATATTTTGAAAATTTGACGTTAAATGATTTAGTTGTGCAAGTTGGAGGTCTAACCGGATCTGCTTCAAAAAGAGTAGAAATCGCTCGAATGGTAAAATCTGATGCAATAGATGATGATGACCCAAAACGTGTTGAATTGATAGAACTTGAAATTACAGCTGATAATAACGAACAAGTTAAGAATTTTATTTTAAAACCTTTTGATGTTATTAATATACGTAGGATAGCAGTATATGAAAAACCTCAAATGGTTATTGTTAGTGGTGCTGTTGGTTATCCGGGTAAATATGTTTTAGCAAATAAAAAAGAAACAGTTTACAACGTTGTGATGCGAGCGGGCGGATTAACATCGATAGCAAATTTAGATGGAATGAAAATTAAAAGACCAATCAAACAAGAACAAATAGAAAAATTAGAAAGTATTGATTTGAATTTGTCTAAAAATGATACCTTAAATGATAAGCTTACTAAAAGATTAACTGAAGAATTAAAGTATGCTACAATTCCGGTTAATTGGGAGAAAATTGTAAAAGATAAAAATCATTATTCAAATGTTACTTTGTTTCCTGGTGATGAAATTGAAGTTTCAATTTATAATGAAGGCGTTAAAGTTACAGGAAATGTATTGCTGACATCTGAAATTCCATACAGAAGCGGAAAAGGATTTAAGTATTATATAAATTCTGTTGGAGGTGTAGATAATAAAGGATGGAAGAAAAAGGCATATATTATATATCCTAACGGAAAAGCAGACGTTACAAAATCATTTTTATTCTTTAGATCTTATCCAAAAGTAACGCCTGATTCTCAAATCGTAGTTCCTGAAAAACCAGAAACTAAAAAAATGAGCACTGGTGAATGGGTTAGTATAGGAAGTGTATTAACCAGTTTGGCATTATTAATTGTTACAGCTTTTAAATAA
- the rfbB gene encoding dTDP-glucose 4,6-dehydratase yields the protein MKKILITGGAGFIGSHVVRRFVNKYPEYQIFNLDALTYAGNLENIKDIENQSNYTFIKGDIVDEAFINELFSEHNFDGVLHLAAESHVDRSIEDPLAFVKTNVIGTMNLLNAAKNQWKGNFEGKRFYHISTDEVYGSLGAEGLFTETTSYDPNSPYSASKASSDHFVRAYGETYGLPYVLTNCSNNYGSYHFPEKLIPLFINNIINNKPLPVYGDGNYTRDWLFVEDHAIAIDLVFHEGKNHETYNIGGFNEWKNIDLVKLLCQIMDQKLGRIEGSSQELITYVKDRPGHDLRYAIDASKINKKLGWKPSVTFEEGLEKTINWYLNNEEWLQNVTSGSYKEYYQKQYS from the coding sequence ATGAAAAAAATTCTTATAACGGGAGGTGCTGGTTTTATTGGTTCTCATGTAGTTAGACGTTTTGTAAACAAATATCCTGAATATCAAATATTCAATTTAGATGCTTTGACATATGCTGGAAATTTGGAAAATATCAAAGACATAGAAAATCAATCGAACTATACTTTTATAAAGGGAGATATAGTTGATGAAGCTTTTATTAATGAACTTTTCTCTGAACATAACTTTGATGGAGTTTTGCATTTAGCTGCAGAATCGCATGTAGATCGTTCTATCGAAGACCCTTTAGCATTTGTTAAAACCAATGTAATTGGCACAATGAATTTATTAAATGCTGCAAAAAATCAATGGAAAGGCAATTTTGAAGGTAAACGTTTCTACCACATAAGTACAGACGAGGTTTATGGTTCTCTTGGAGCTGAAGGACTTTTTACAGAAACTACTTCTTATGACCCAAACTCCCCATATTCTGCCTCAAAAGCAAGTTCTGATCATTTTGTAAGAGCGTATGGCGAAACTTATGGTTTACCTTATGTTTTAACTAACTGTTCAAATAATTACGGATCATACCATTTTCCAGAGAAATTAATTCCTCTTTTTATAAATAATATTATAAATAATAAGCCGCTACCCGTTTATGGTGATGGAAATTATACTCGTGACTGGCTTTTTGTTGAAGATCACGCAATTGCAATAGACTTAGTTTTTCACGAAGGAAAAAATCATGAAACCTATAATATAGGAGGCTTTAATGAATGGAAAAATATTGATTTGGTAAAATTATTATGCCAAATTATGGATCAAAAATTAGGAAGAATTGAAGGTAGTTCTCAGGAATTGATTACTTATGTCAAAGATAGACCAGGACACGATTTACGTTATGCTATTGATGCTTCAAAAATTAATAAGAAACTAGGGTGGAAACCTTCTGTTACTTTTGAAGAAGGTTTAGAGAAAACAATTAATTGGTATCTTAACAATGAAGAATGGTTACAAAACGTAACTTCGGGATCTTACAAAGAGTATTATCAAAAACAATATTCATAA
- a CDS encoding mannose-1-phosphate guanylyltransferase has protein sequence MEKNNSIIHVILTGGVGSRLWPLSRKSQPKQYLEIFENKSLFEMTVDRNSHLANKVMVVGNVDNHHLSGKVMDKTQTAYVNIVEATPRNTAAAIAFAAFASDPNDILIVTPSDHIIDKMENYNQAISEAISKAQDGFIVTFGIIPTKPETGYGYIESKGDKVVSFREKPNETTAKEFIAKGNFLWNSGMFCFKAGVLLDELKQFQPDVYEKSKAVWETSKDGFLDLNLSLEIPSISIDYAVMERSKKIKVVPASFSWSDLGSFESVYEYLVLKNHPIDKNGNMVIGTGKHTTFLGLKNTIFVYTDTANLILQKENSQDVKDIYNELEKINSDLLH, from the coding sequence ATGGAAAAAAATAATTCAATAATACATGTAATTTTAACCGGTGGCGTTGGCAGCAGGTTGTGGCCACTTTCTCGTAAGAGTCAACCGAAACAATATCTGGAGATATTTGAAAATAAATCTTTATTTGAAATGACGGTAGATCGTAACAGCCATCTGGCAAATAAAGTTATGGTCGTGGGAAATGTAGATAATCATCATTTAAGTGGTAAAGTGATGGATAAAACTCAAACTGCTTATGTTAATATTGTTGAAGCCACACCAAGAAACACAGCTGCAGCAATTGCTTTTGCGGCATTTGCATCAGACCCTAATGATATATTAATTGTAACACCATCTGATCATATTATTGATAAAATGGAAAATTACAATCAAGCTATTAGTGAAGCAATTTCTAAAGCACAAGATGGTTTTATTGTGACATTCGGAATTATTCCAACCAAACCGGAAACTGGTTATGGCTATATAGAATCAAAAGGGGATAAGGTAGTATCATTTAGAGAGAAACCAAACGAAACTACAGCAAAAGAATTTATTGCAAAAGGAAATTTTTTGTGGAACAGTGGAATGTTTTGTTTTAAAGCAGGAGTATTATTAGATGAATTAAAACAATTCCAACCAGATGTTTACGAAAAATCGAAAGCAGTTTGGGAAACAAGTAAAGACGGTTTTTTAGATTTAAATTTGTCATTAGAAATTCCATCAATTAGTATAGATTATGCTGTGATGGAACGTAGTAAAAAAATAAAAGTAGTTCCGGCATCATTCTCATGGTCAGATTTGGGATCATTTGAATCCGTTTATGAATATTTGGTTTTAAAAAACCATCCAATTGATAAAAATGGTAATATGGTTATTGGCACCGGAAAGCATACAACTTTTCTAGGGCTAAAAAACACTATTTTTGTTTACACAGATACAGCAAATTTAATTTTGCAAAAAGAAAACTCACAAGATGTAAAGGACATTTATAATGAGTTGGAAAAAATAAATTCAGATTTATTACATTAA